A stretch of the Marivirga tractuosa DSM 4126 genome encodes the following:
- a CDS encoding PKD domain-containing protein, whose product MFQKNSYIKPIIFTALVMLFNFLYINESVGQITCAGVKSGSGGAQANRFTGAAGLGTNCAPVELDWYFTLSAVDLNDDPLVFGGENIEVDVDWGNGDNTRYEADYFPADEEIRIINSPNGRTFSIYNADNNAFYTYENETDGLCFYQPIATLYIDGVACNNISLQIDRPVNYWEPDDTEPGEVIIEEDEYQVCAGTQVTLNFLDATDFNCVIEPDPVVNNVTLNDDDREVRIVYGTENDANTIDDIVIDPAGVNITNPNNYDPNIIVTYPEPVQDGDNNYQSLDIVVPDDALVGEDFFVRLDIWGPCNPRAGGYAPRSVQGRIVIVDSPDPDPEIFDPSSGGIWEAAEGNSLTFCINEDIDFRQDPTNPDNEVGDAYSWDFNNDGVFETNGANVSESFPTPGTYTVNMRADRGSIGGCVLETSFDVEIIETPQALIGYDIGAGMTTDNNPIEYCEDLGLPLEIVLTDESIDKTSSLTTSWEIDEISPTPGNIDSQNDGGGGIPQFDYPGNPLALADPGHYRVTLVIDDASTGCSTDDELDIFIYDKPVADFDFTTVCEGEDTDFDAADSEIPIIVNSDAIDTYQWDFDYDGVTFDIDATGEEPIQNLGNAGSYDVALRIITDKGCESDVIVQTVNVLYNPESDLEATYTNDYEGNSAGDAYNGDPICPGTLLTFTNMTNESLNDVSVDPVDYELQIDSLGTTVFREIGAPGELDESISPNIFFNNTGSNAIYTIELVANGDNGCNAISAPITVTVLPGSASGFDVYDQPPTLGTFDPADAYDPLNEYCSPTEFFFQIDNATDNLLITNSGDSLIWEVYDGSTLLGGDTTIFGDPDYDKFSFEFNNDYTSIAAINYTIVLQPYVDGVCVNNSQRTVRVLPKPTSDFNPVDTVVTCDSVTYYFEAVQPGLLEYDWQVQTVGDTLSTQNEGVEFWVSYARPDIGNPNVNVEVRLQTENPFNCQSDLSAPFNDTILPKDDINIVLDTVGNEFCAPAIYGFVNNTNPADVPAGTEWELIIKNLDINDSTIIEGNSLTGNEEFRDSDPTDIFEYTFTDSANYEIRLNALLPSTCDVASDPPISLGINETPEVRFDLLTNDSENCAPLEVRIINETSSLPSGNDFYLSYEITDITNGTTFASSTPVLGSGGHLNGEVLPILTNTTDPYIEYAIKLTAESLSGCTADSTINITVFQEPLIDFDIISPNPACQEDYNFEFEITNNNILANYELKWNWGDGKSLFTEEDSIVNHSFTGDFNNVTTYTVTLSIETEYGCSESVSKTVTLNPKVDASFFKDKTEGCSPLLVNFTSTSIGTGLSGNHIYERRIKDSGNPWDNFDTTPIPTNGSVSETFNNTTSDVIIFEVRHIAVSSVGGCSDTSDIQEITIFPEFTSPTIIGADEVCAFSQQIPFKVESSVGSNYQWTLPSGAFISYSSTNGDSITANFNSFSGNMQVVEIDSNGCLGSPSILPVNILAGPTGNLSLNGSNVICPGDSTSLVFNLTGPGSQNFDVVYNNGMTNDTLFNISNGHIEYVSPTNSTNYFLLSVEDREYPNCNPSSISGSAFVSVNIKPTASLSGSTTICEGNNANLFFNLTGIGPWEVVYTDGNSNFTINSNNPVTIEPISPTDSTTYSLVSVSDGNTPVCSGDVSGTATIKVNSKPTATISGNQNNVCVNTPTELEINLTGTPPWNVRYTDGENIFTIPNVTPDGAFDSNADIHTETVTISAAPGTKNYTLVDVIDSNTPNCSGDVNGSATITAFDRPQVEIEGNNTICRGDSSPLNFYFTGDGPFNVVVRANQDTIEYNNIQDGESINQTPEVSTVYRVIELTDSRGCFGNSLGGPVTINVNSLPTSELSGDDVTCYGEETELIFDQSGVGPWTITYTDGNQNFTFTTAFNRHFEPVFPTTTTTYTLVSVVDSNSPDNCTGPVSGSALKEVYPELEASFEATPEEMVLPESTVNLNNTTTNKNEWEYEWDFGDGTTSSEIDPAPHEYGTFGTFVIRMTATNGQCTDSYQTTITIGAIPPIVDFDANPTEGCLPLVVEFENLTQFADPSTYQWEFGDGQRVAAVENPTHVYRNPGTYTVTLSASNITGQRTQMVKEEFIVVNATPTASFTIPDEYRQVFTGEEVRFVNLSEGADEFIWKFGDGNETFEEEPIHAYPDSGVYDITLIAINSETGCTDSMTLSSQVKVLLGGASDVPNAFTPSRAGPGTASSNPLQNDFFLPKVEGVSQFNMKIYNRWGELLFESNDRTVGWDGYYNGVLMPQGVYVYRLELVYENGRRETKIGDITLIR is encoded by the coding sequence ATGTTTCAGAAGAATAGCTATATCAAACCTATCATTTTTACTGCATTGGTAATGCTATTCAACTTTCTTTATATAAATGAAAGTGTTGGGCAAATTACATGTGCAGGTGTAAAATCAGGATCAGGTGGTGCTCAAGCAAATAGATTTACTGGAGCTGCTGGATTAGGCACAAACTGCGCCCCAGTGGAATTAGATTGGTATTTTACCTTGAGTGCTGTTGATTTAAACGATGACCCTTTAGTATTCGGAGGAGAAAATATTGAAGTTGACGTTGATTGGGGAAACGGAGATAATACAAGATATGAGGCAGATTATTTCCCAGCTGATGAAGAAATAAGAATCATCAATAGTCCGAATGGGAGGACATTTTCTATTTACAATGCTGATAATAATGCATTCTATACTTATGAAAATGAAACTGACGGGCTCTGTTTTTATCAACCTATTGCTACCCTATACATTGATGGAGTTGCCTGTAACAATATCTCACTTCAAATCGACAGACCAGTAAACTATTGGGAACCAGATGATACTGAACCAGGAGAAGTAATAATTGAAGAAGACGAATACCAAGTCTGTGCCGGAACACAGGTCACTTTAAATTTCCTAGATGCCACAGACTTTAATTGTGTTATTGAACCCGACCCTGTTGTCAATAATGTTACATTAAATGATGATGATAGAGAGGTTCGAATAGTTTATGGGACTGAAAACGATGCAAATACAATAGACGACATTGTCATAGATCCAGCAGGCGTCAACATAACTAATCCAAACAACTATGACCCAAACATCATAGTCACTTATCCTGAGCCTGTGCAAGATGGGGATAACAACTACCAAAGCCTTGATATAGTTGTACCTGATGATGCTTTGGTAGGAGAAGACTTTTTTGTAAGGTTAGATATATGGGGTCCTTGCAACCCAAGAGCTGGAGGATACGCACCAAGATCAGTGCAAGGGAGAATAGTAATTGTAGATTCACCAGACCCAGATCCAGAGATTTTTGATCCCTCTTCTGGTGGAATATGGGAAGCAGCAGAAGGTAATTCATTGACTTTCTGTATAAATGAAGACATTGACTTCCGTCAAGATCCTACCAACCCTGACAATGAAGTGGGGGATGCCTATAGTTGGGATTTTAATAATGATGGAGTTTTTGAAACCAATGGTGCAAATGTAAGCGAGAGTTTTCCTACACCAGGAACATATACAGTTAACATGAGAGCTGACAGAGGATCAATTGGAGGTTGTGTCCTTGAAACATCATTTGACGTTGAAATCATAGAAACACCACAGGCATTGATTGGCTATGATATAGGTGCCGGAATGACTACTGACAATAATCCAATCGAATATTGCGAAGATCTCGGCCTACCACTAGAAATCGTTTTAACGGACGAATCAATCGATAAAACTTCTTCATTAACAACTTCATGGGAGATTGATGAAATCAGTCCTACTCCAGGAAATATTGATTCTCAAAACGATGGAGGTGGTGGAATTCCTCAATTTGACTACCCTGGCAACCCATTAGCCTTGGCTGATCCAGGACACTATCGGGTAACATTAGTCATTGATGACGCTTCCACAGGATGTTCGACAGATGATGAATTAGATATTTTTATATATGATAAACCAGTTGCGGATTTTGACTTTACAACAGTTTGTGAGGGAGAGGATACAGATTTTGATGCTGCTGATTCTGAAATTCCAATTATAGTAAATAGTGATGCAATAGATACCTATCAGTGGGATTTCGATTATGATGGTGTGACATTTGACATCGATGCAACAGGTGAAGAACCAATTCAAAATCTTGGGAATGCAGGTTCTTATGATGTTGCATTAAGAATTATCACCGATAAGGGATGTGAAAGTGACGTGATAGTTCAAACAGTTAATGTACTCTATAATCCCGAATCCGATTTAGAAGCCACCTATACTAATGACTATGAAGGTAATTCAGCAGGTGACGCATATAATGGTGATCCCATTTGTCCTGGTACATTATTGACCTTCACAAATATGACGAATGAATCATTAAATGATGTCTCAGTCGATCCTGTAGACTATGAATTACAAATTGATAGTTTAGGAACAACAGTTTTCCGTGAAATTGGAGCTCCTGGCGAGTTAGACGAATCGATATCACCTAATATATTCTTTAACAACACCGGATCAAATGCAATTTACACAATAGAATTAGTAGCTAATGGTGATAATGGTTGTAATGCAATAAGTGCTCCTATAACCGTAACTGTGCTACCTGGGAGCGCATCAGGCTTTGACGTATATGACCAACCTCCCACATTAGGAACTTTTGATCCTGCAGATGCTTATGATCCTTTAAATGAATATTGCTCTCCAACTGAATTTTTCTTTCAAATTGATAATGCTACGGATAATCTATTAATCACAAATTCAGGGGATTCATTGATTTGGGAAGTATATGATGGTTCCACTCTTTTGGGAGGTGATACCACAATATTTGGTGATCCTGATTATGATAAGTTTTCTTTTGAATTCAACAATGATTATACCAGTATAGCAGCTATTAACTACACTATTGTATTGCAGCCCTATGTCGATGGTGTATGTGTAAATAATTCCCAGAGAACCGTCCGTGTACTTCCTAAACCTACGTCAGATTTCAATCCAGTTGATACAGTTGTAACCTGCGATTCAGTTACTTACTATTTTGAAGCAGTACAGCCAGGTTTATTAGAATATGATTGGCAAGTACAAACTGTAGGTGACACGCTTTCAACCCAAAATGAAGGAGTTGAATTCTGGGTAAGCTATGCTAGACCAGATATTGGCAATCCTAATGTAAATGTTGAAGTTAGATTACAAACTGAAAATCCTTTCAATTGTCAAAGTGATTTATCAGCCCCTTTTAATGATACTATACTACCAAAAGATGATATTAATATTGTATTGGATACTGTTGGCAATGAATTCTGTGCACCTGCAATTTATGGATTTGTAAATAATACAAATCCAGCAGATGTCCCTGCTGGAACTGAATGGGAATTAATCATAAAAAATCTAGATATAAACGATTCCACTATAATTGAAGGAAATAGTTTGACAGGAAATGAAGAGTTTAGGGATTCTGATCCAACTGATATTTTTGAGTACACTTTTACAGATTCGGCCAACTATGAAATTAGATTAAACGCACTTTTACCGAGCACTTGCGATGTAGCTTCTGACCCTCCTATTTCATTGGGAATTAATGAAACTCCTGAAGTTAGATTCGATTTATTGACAAATGATTCAGAAAACTGCGCTCCTTTAGAAGTGAGAATTATTAATGAAACCAGTAGTTTACCATCAGGTAATGACTTCTATCTATCATATGAAATAACTGATATTACTAATGGTACTACTTTCGCTAGTTCAACTCCGGTATTAGGCAGTGGAGGGCACTTAAATGGTGAAGTCTTACCTATTTTAACAAATACAACTGATCCATATATAGAATATGCTATTAAACTTACTGCAGAATCCCTATCTGGATGTACTGCAGACTCGACAATTAATATTACGGTATTTCAAGAGCCGCTTATAGATTTTGACATAATATCTCCAAATCCAGCTTGCCAAGAAGATTATAATTTTGAGTTTGAGATTACAAACAATAACATTTTAGCAAATTATGAATTAAAATGGAATTGGGGAGATGGGAAATCGTTATTTACTGAAGAAGACAGTATAGTTAACCATTCATTTACAGGCGATTTTAATAATGTTACAACTTACACTGTCACTTTATCAATTGAGACGGAATATGGGTGTTCAGAGTCCGTGAGTAAAACCGTAACTTTAAACCCAAAAGTTGATGCCAGTTTCTTTAAAGATAAAACAGAAGGTTGCTCACCGCTACTGGTTAATTTTACATCTACCTCCATTGGAACAGGTTTATCAGGTAATCATATTTACGAAAGAAGAATAAAAGATTCTGGTAATCCGTGGGATAATTTTGATACGACCCCAATACCAACTAATGGTTCTGTTTCAGAGACTTTTAATAATACAACTAGTGATGTGATTATTTTTGAAGTAAGACATATTGCTGTTTCTTCAGTTGGTGGTTGTTCTGACACTTCTGATATCCAAGAAATCACAATATTCCCTGAATTCACCAGTCCCACCATCATAGGGGCAGATGAGGTTTGTGCATTTTCTCAACAAATCCCATTTAAAGTCGAATCAAGTGTTGGTTCTAATTACCAATGGACATTACCTTCAGGTGCCTTTATTAGCTATTCTAGCACAAACGGAGATTCCATAACTGCTAATTTCAATAGTTTCTCTGGAAATATGCAAGTAGTAGAAATAGATAGCAATGGTTGTCTTGGCTCCCCTTCTATCCTACCAGTAAATATATTAGCTGGCCCTACTGGGAATTTAAGTCTCAATGGTTCAAATGTTATTTGCCCTGGAGATTCCACTAGCCTTGTTTTTAACTTGACAGGTCCCGGTAGTCAAAATTTTGATGTAGTATACAATAATGGTATGACTAATGATACTTTATTCAATATATCAAATGGACATATTGAATATGTAAGTCCTACCAATTCTACTAATTACTTCTTGTTAAGTGTTGAAGACAGAGAGTATCCTAATTGTAATCCTTCTAGTATTTCAGGATCCGCTTTTGTCTCAGTAAATATTAAACCAACTGCATCCTTGTCCGGATCTACTACTATTTGTGAGGGTAATAATGCAAATCTATTCTTTAATTTAACAGGAATCGGTCCTTGGGAAGTAGTTTATACTGATGGAAATTCAAACTTCACAATCAACAGTAATAATCCGGTTACGATAGAACCAATCAGTCCAACTGATTCCACTACCTATAGTTTAGTCAGTGTTTCAGATGGAAATACACCCGTTTGTTCTGGTGATGTTTCGGGCACTGCCACCATTAAAGTCAATTCAAAGCCTACCGCAACGATCTCTGGAAATCAAAATAATGTTTGTGTGAATACGCCAACGGAATTAGAAATTAATTTAACTGGTACTCCGCCTTGGAACGTTCGCTATACCGATGGTGAAAATATTTTCACTATTCCAAATGTCACCCCTGATGGAGCTTTTGACAGCAATGCGGATATTCATACAGAAACAGTTACGATTAGTGCTGCTCCAGGTACCAAAAATTATACCTTAGTTGATGTTATAGATTCCAATACGCCTAATTGTTCGGGTGATGTAAATGGATCTGCTACCATCACTGCTTTTGATAGACCTCAAGTCGAAATTGAGGGCAATAATACCATTTGCCGAGGTGATTCTAGTCCGCTTAATTTTTATTTCACAGGAGATGGCCCATTTAATGTAGTGGTTAGGGCTAATCAGGACACAATTGAATACAATAACATTCAAGACGGTGAATCCATTAACCAAACACCTGAAGTATCTACTGTTTATCGGGTAATTGAACTTACAGATAGTAGAGGTTGCTTTGGAAACAGTTTAGGTGGTCCAGTAACCATCAATGTCAATAGTTTACCTACTTCTGAATTATCAGGAGATGATGTTACATGCTATGGTGAAGAAACAGAGTTGATTTTTGATCAATCAGGTGTTGGTCCATGGACTATTACTTATACAGATGGAAACCAAAACTTCACATTTACTACTGCTTTTAACAGGCATTTTGAACCCGTTTTCCCTACGACCACAACTACTTACACATTAGTCTCTGTGGTGGATAGTAATTCTCCTGATAATTGTACTGGCCCAGTAAGTGGAAGTGCATTAAAAGAAGTTTATCCTGAGTTGGAAGCTAGTTTTGAGGCTACTCCAGAAGAAATGGTTCTCCCAGAAAGTACTGTAAACCTCAACAATACTACCACCAATAAAAACGAATGGGAATATGAATGGGACTTTGGAGATGGCACTACTTCATCAGAAATTGATCCAGCACCACATGAGTATGGCACATTTGGTACATTTGTTATCAGAATGACAGCTACCAATGGACAATGCACAGATTCTTATCAAACTACCATTACTATTGGGGCAATCCCTCCTATTGTAGATTTTGATGCAAATCCAACAGAAGGCTGTTTACCCTTAGTTGTGGAATTTGAAAACCTAACACAATTTGCCGATCCTTCCACATATCAATGGGAATTTGGGGATGGGCAAAGAGTAGCAGCTGTTGAAAACCCTACGCATGTCTACAGAAACCCAGGAACCTACACAGTTACCCTGTCGGCCTCAAATATAACAGGACAACGCACACAAATGGTTAAGGAAGAATTCATAGTGGTCAATGCAACACCAACTGCATCTTTTACTATACCTGATGAATACAGGCAAGTTTTTACTGGAGAAGAGGTCAGATTTGTCAATTTAAGTGAAGGAGCAGATGAATTTATCTGGAAATTTGGAGATGGTAACGAAACTTTTGAGGAGGAACCAATCCATGCTTATCCTGACAGCGGAGTTTATGACATTACTTTAATTGCCATAAATTCAGAAACAGGCTGCACCGATTCCATGACTTTAAGCTCTCAGGTGAAAGTCCTCTTAGGAGGAGCTTCAGATGTTCCAAATGCCTTTACACCGAGTAGAGCGGGTCCGGGAACTGCAAGTTCTAATCCACTACAAAATGATTTCTTTTTACCAAAAGTTGAAGGTGTTTCTCAATTCAATATGAAGATCTACAATAGATGGGGTGAGTTATTATTTGAAAGTAATGATAGAACTGTTGGATGGGATGGTTATTATAATGGAGTACTGATGCCTCAGGGTGTCTATGTTTATCGACTAGAATTAGTCTATGAAAATGGAAGAAGGGAAACTAAAATTGGTGA
- the hrpB gene encoding ATP-dependent helicase HrpB, protein MPKIDLSQINLPIVDILPEVLQKIKEEQNLILNAEAGAGKSTIIPLALLELFNSKRQKIIMLEPRRLAAKSIAQRMSQLIGEEVGNTIGYRIRFETRISENTQIEVVTEGILNKMMDSDPELKEVAIVIFDEFHERSIHADVALALARYTQQNSRPDLKLLIMSATLNQQLLATELKAKVIASKGRQYPVDIEYAGNLDQRLIAELTAEQVKKALKDDKGDILVFLPGQGEILAVQDLLRKSKVKAEIYPLFGQLAWHKQWAAIQPHPQGKRKIVLATSIAETSLTIEGIKVVIDTGLKKNSIFDPNTALNSLKTQAISQDEATQRAGRAGRLAPGKCYRMWTEIEQNNKSSHRLAEILHADLASLKLDLAARNIHESKRLFWLTPPPLDKLIYAENLLIQLEALDDNKSITETGKQMHQLPCHPRLAHMLVKSTENLSLAIDLASLLEEKDPLYKKAGADISERIQLLRILRGEKRLGRNFKKIEKIAQAYRVLFKIDEDNKEVDPYSIGFLLAMAYPDRIASAKRGNNAQFQLSNGSIAAIGHKDELADESWLTVANMDARAGMGKIFLAAPLNPKDLMPLLKNRRNVRWDFDEDEFIVSQDLSIGNIRLKSEELDEEPDSAEKRKAIIRAIQLHYDEILNPIADFLNFLEEIKETNLETEYADMDLAYLGITAEKWLPEGIENEENIVKCIHELSFSDVLKNLINRSHY, encoded by the coding sequence ATGCCTAAAATAGATTTATCTCAAATTAATTTGCCAATAGTCGACATTCTTCCTGAAGTACTTCAAAAAATCAAGGAAGAGCAAAACCTTATCCTTAATGCTGAGGCCGGAGCCGGGAAAAGTACTATTATCCCGCTCGCACTTTTAGAGCTTTTTAATAGCAAACGGCAAAAAATCATCATGTTAGAACCAAGACGATTGGCTGCTAAATCGATAGCCCAAAGGATGTCCCAGTTGATTGGCGAAGAAGTGGGAAATACAATTGGCTACAGAATCAGGTTCGAAACAAGAATATCAGAAAACACGCAAATAGAAGTGGTCACAGAAGGTATTCTTAATAAAATGATGGATAGTGATCCCGAATTAAAGGAAGTTGCTATAGTTATTTTTGATGAATTTCATGAGCGCAGTATTCACGCTGATGTGGCTTTGGCATTAGCTCGCTACACTCAGCAAAATTCAAGACCTGATTTAAAGCTATTGATTATGTCAGCTACACTAAATCAGCAACTTTTAGCAACAGAATTAAAGGCAAAAGTGATCGCCAGCAAAGGGAGGCAATACCCAGTTGATATCGAATATGCAGGGAACTTAGACCAAAGGTTAATTGCTGAATTGACTGCTGAGCAAGTAAAAAAAGCGCTAAAAGATGATAAAGGTGATATTTTAGTGTTCCTTCCTGGACAAGGTGAAATCTTGGCAGTTCAGGATTTGCTAAGAAAATCAAAAGTTAAAGCAGAGATTTATCCGCTTTTTGGCCAACTGGCATGGCACAAACAATGGGCGGCCATTCAACCTCACCCACAAGGAAAACGCAAAATTGTATTAGCTACTTCCATTGCAGAAACCAGTTTAACAATTGAAGGAATCAAAGTGGTTATTGATACCGGGCTAAAGAAAAACTCCATTTTTGATCCTAACACTGCATTAAACAGCTTAAAAACACAAGCAATTTCACAAGACGAAGCAACACAAAGAGCAGGTAGAGCTGGGAGATTAGCACCAGGAAAATGCTACAGGATGTGGACTGAAATTGAGCAAAATAATAAATCAAGCCATCGTTTAGCAGAAATTCTTCATGCAGATTTAGCAAGCCTCAAATTGGACTTAGCAGCCAGAAATATTCATGAAAGTAAACGGCTCTTTTGGCTCACACCTCCTCCACTAGATAAACTTATTTATGCTGAAAATCTGTTGATTCAGTTAGAAGCATTAGATGATAATAAAAGCATTACTGAAACAGGTAAGCAAATGCATCAATTACCTTGCCATCCAAGACTTGCTCATATGTTGGTGAAGTCAACAGAAAATCTATCCCTAGCCATTGACCTAGCATCATTGTTAGAAGAAAAAGATCCTTTATATAAGAAAGCTGGAGCAGACATAAGTGAGAGAATTCAATTGTTGAGAATTCTAAGAGGAGAAAAAAGACTGGGTAGAAATTTTAAAAAAATTGAGAAAATAGCTCAAGCTTACAGAGTATTGTTCAAAATTGACGAGGACAATAAAGAAGTTGATCCTTATTCCATTGGCTTTTTATTGGCTATGGCTTATCCTGATAGAATTGCATCAGCCAAAAGAGGTAATAATGCGCAGTTTCAATTATCGAATGGAAGCATAGCAGCAATCGGTCATAAAGATGAGTTGGCAGATGAAAGCTGGTTGACCGTGGCCAATATGGATGCTAGAGCCGGAATGGGAAAAATATTTTTAGCAGCACCACTTAATCCGAAAGATTTGATGCCTTTGCTTAAAAATCGTAGAAATGTGCGATGGGATTTTGATGAAGATGAATTTATCGTCAGCCAGGATCTAAGCATTGGTAACATTAGGTTAAAAAGTGAAGAATTGGACGAAGAACCCGATTCAGCGGAGAAAAGAAAAGCAATAATAAGAGCTATCCAGCTTCATTATGACGAGATTTTAAATCCTATAGCTGACTTTTTAAATTTCTTAGAGGAAATAAAAGAGACGAATCTTGAAACCGAATATGCTGATATGGATTTAGCCTATTTAGGAATTACAGCCGAAAAATGGTTGCCTGAAGGGATAGAAAATGAAGAAAATATAGTTAAATGCATTCACGAATTATCATTTTCAGATGTACTTAAAAATCTAATAAATAGAAGCCACTATTGA
- a CDS encoding tetratricopeptide repeat protein, with protein MQELNILLETASSYCQKGDFKQGIHLYSQYITQNNQNPVAFYQRGKAYFKIKDYQAAQSDMSKAIKLKPESAELFAERGLVYYMAKQQENAMADFNKAVEMEPKNPFRYASRAFIKDHMNDLEGAKQDYQKALELDPEDAISHNNLGLVLGKMGNHKKAEQHYKDAEKLDPKNFGMKKSTETKSDVAPQPKQEPAPLPNIKPSHQPNKDASFGSTLKSLLTSAEERKEFWDFVKSKIFRA; from the coding sequence ATGCAAGAACTCAATATACTATTAGAAACCGCTTCCTCTTATTGCCAAAAGGGCGATTTTAAACAAGGAATTCATCTATATTCTCAATATATCACACAAAACAATCAAAATCCGGTAGCTTTCTATCAACGTGGAAAAGCTTATTTTAAAATTAAAGACTATCAGGCTGCGCAATCGGATATGAGTAAAGCAATAAAATTAAAACCTGAGAGTGCAGAGCTATTTGCAGAAAGAGGACTGGTTTATTACATGGCAAAACAGCAAGAAAATGCCATGGCTGATTTCAATAAAGCTGTAGAAATGGAACCAAAAAATCCCTTTAGATATGCCAGTAGAGCTTTTATAAAAGATCACATGAATGATCTTGAAGGGGCTAAACAAGATTACCAAAAAGCACTGGAATTAGATCCAGAAGATGCCATTTCCCATAATAATTTAGGGTTAGTTTTGGGTAAAATGGGTAATCATAAAAAAGCGGAGCAGCATTACAAAGATGCAGAAAAGCTAGACCCGAAGAATTTTGGAATGAAAAAATCTACTGAGACAAAATCAGATGTTGCTCCTCAACCCAAACAAGAGCCTGCGCCCTTACCAAATATTAAACCTAGCCATCAACCAAATAAGGACGCTAGCTTTGGCAGTACACTAAAATCATTATTAACATCAGCAGAAGAGCGAAAAGAATTTTGGGATTTTGTGAAATCGAAGATTTTTAGAGCCTAA